In Candidatus Terasakiella magnetica, the sequence GCAGCTGGAGATATTCTATGTACGTCGAAAACGGTGAGATCAAACAGTTATTCTCTGAAGACGGTTATTCTGACAACTGCCCAACTGACCCATTTGAAGTGTCTGATGCAGACACAATGTTGAACTACCTGAAGAACCGTTAAGGCTCTTCCTAAAGAGGAAGGGGTGGCCCTCTCCATGTCCCCGCAAACCTTCCCTTCCTCTTTCTCTCCTTTTTTCTTCGAAAGACAAGATCATGACCACTCATAACGTAGAAGTCGCCATCATTGGCGCAGGCACCGCCGGTATGGGTGCATATCGTGAAGTAACCAAAAAAACAGACAGTGTCGTTCTTATCGAAGGCGGTGAGTATGGCACCACATGCGCCCGTGTTGGCTGCATGCCGTCAAAACTTCTTATTGCAGCAGCAGAAGCCGCTCATTTCGGTCAACATACTCAGCCCTTTGGTGTGAGCTATGACAAACCCGTTATCGATGGTAAAGCCGTCATGGATCGGGTTAAGTCAGAGCGTGATCGCTTTGTTGGATTTGTTAAAGAAGATGTCGAAGACTGGAATGAAGCCCATCGCATTCGTGCCTTTGCTAAATTCATTGATGACAACACGTTGGAACTCTCCAACGGTGATACCGTCAATGCCGAACGCATTGTCATTGCCACAGGGTCCAGCACCTTTGTGCCGCCCCCCTTTAAAGCCTTTGGTGATCGCCTGATTGTTAATGACGATGTCTTTGACTGGGACGACTTGCCTGAAAGTGTGGTTGTCTTTGGTGCTGGTGTCATTGGGTTGGAACTGGGGCAATCGTTAAGCCGTCTTGGCGTACGTGTCTCCTTGTTTGGTCGTGACCATCTGGTTGGGCCTTTAAGCGATGACGTTGTTAAATATAAAGCCCGTGAAACCTTCATGGATGAATTTGACTTCCACCCCCATGGTGAAGTTACACGGATGGAGAAGGTTGGAAACGGTGTCGAGATTGACCATATGGTTGATGGTGAAACCCTGACTGAAAAATATGACTATGCCTTGGTTGCGACAGGCCGTCGCCCGAATGTAGACAAGCTGGGTCTTGAAAAAACATCGTTAAAACTTGACGAACGCGGTGTTCCGCATTTTGTTCTGGCAACAGGTCAAACCAGTGCTAGCCATATCTTTATTGCCGGGGATGCAGTTAATAATATTCCATTGCTGCATGAAGCTGCTGATGAAGGCAAGATTGTTGGTTTTAATGCCGCACGCTATCCAGAGATTAAAGCTTTCGTTAAATCATCTCCGATTGCTGTGATGTTCTCTGATCCGCAGATCATGATGGTCGGCGAAAGTTATCGTCAACTTGAGGGACGTGATGCTGATTTCGCCATTGGTTCCGTCGACTTTAAAGGTCAGGGGCGAAGCCGTGTCATGCTTGTCAACAACGGCATCCTGCGGGTTTATGGTGAACGTGGCACAGGCAGGTTCTTAGGTGCAGAAATGATCGGACCGAAAGCCGAACACATCGCTCACCTGCTCGCCTGGGCACATCAATCAAACCTGACCGTTTCAGAAATGCTGGATCGTCCGTTCTATCATCCGGTTGTGGAAGAAGGTGTCCGCACAGCCCTTCGTGATCTCAATCATGAACTGAAACTGGGGCCTGTTTCACCAGTGCGCTGCCTTGATTGCGGCCCTGGTGCTTAATAAAAGGAGTAAAACAATGGGTGTTGAAATATATACCAAAGACAGCTGTATGTTCTGTCAGAAAGCCAAGGCTTTATTTGATGAGAATGGCATTTCGTACAAAGAGCACGATGTCAGTACTATTGATAAATTCAAAGCCATGCAGGAATTGATTTCAGGGGCTAAAACTGTTCCCCAGATTATAATCGACGGACACCTGATCGGTGGCTACGATGTCCTGGATGCTCACAAAGAAGCGATCTTTGAGAAACTAAAGAAAAAGCAGATTTGAATGAATATCAGGCTCACCAATCCTTAAGTGAGCCTGACATTATTTATTCTCGTGCAATCTGATTGCTCAGGGTTCCAATACCGTCAATCGTCACCGTAACCACATCACCAACATCAAGGGCTTTCGTTCGCCCCGGTGTTCCCATAAAAATCATATCTCCCGGCTCAAGCGTAAAATAGCGGCTGAGATAACTCACGACTTTAGCCGGTTTATGGATCATATTTTTTGTATTTTCCTGCTGCACAGTTTCACCGTTTAAACGTGTGGTGAGCAGAAGATTATTCGGATCCAGCCCTGTCACAACAACCGGACCAACAGGACCAAAGCCATCACTGGCCTTGGCGCGCATCCATTGCAGGTCACGGCTCTGCCAGCTACGCTCACTCAAATCGTTGCCAGCAGTGAGGCCAAATATATAATCATTTGCATCGGCCTCACTGACATTTTTTGCCTGCTTGCCGATAATCAGAACCAGTTCACCTTCGAAATGGACGTTGCTTGCATCTCTGGGCAACGTGATCGTTTCTCCGCTTCCGATGAGTGAAGAGGGTAGTTTGAGAAATAACGGCGGTGGCAAGTCTGAGGAAGATGCGAGATGACTGGCGAAATTCATACCAACTGCGAAAACCTTACGCGCATCCGTTGGGGGCAGCAGCCGTACATTTTGACGTGTAAGACTTTTACCCGTTTTCTGCGATACAGGAAAAATACCTCCGCTTAGTTCTTCAATAACGTCACCGGATAAAACACCATATCGAACACCTTCTGCTGTTTCATAGCGAACATAGGACACTGTGTCTGCATAGGCCGCACTCACACTATAAACGGTTAAAAGTAAAAACAGTGTCGGTATAATATTACGTAAACGATTTATCGAAAAAAACATGGTGATCTTTTACAAGCAGCAAGGGTTAATCTAAAAAAAGAGGAACACCTCTAACAATGCAAAAGTGATTGTCAGAGGTGTTGTCAGGATCAATCGGCGGCAAAACAATATAAGAAGCCTGCACCACCTGTTTTCGTCAAAGCATCTGCACTGCAACCACGTGAGTCATGTGCTGCATTCCACGAAACATTACCACCGCCATGGCGATCATGGTGACCGACTGTCGCAGAACCTTCACCATTACTGGTCCAGTTGCTACAGGTATGATCACCTTTCTGCCATGGGAAATAGGCCGTTCCATCTGCCATCGTACCCGTCAGAATATCATGCTGGTTTGGTTTGTCGCCGCGACCATTTACCAGATTACCGTTTTCATCCAGAGCTGTTCCCTTTAGGATATTCGGGCTGATATGAAGGTCATCCAAATCATTGGCGATTTTCACCCCTTTCGCATTGTACCATGGGCCTTTGCCGATGCGATCACGCGCAGAAATTCCACGCTTGCCTTCTTCCTGTGTGCTTAGGTAAGCGTGCCATGTTTTACCCCCTGCACCTGCAGCAGTCGCCAGCTTGCCACAATGGGCATCCGCTCCTGCCAGCCCCCCAAGGTTACCACCATCACCCACGCCAACGCTGGTGACAAAGAAACTCATTTTTGCATCTGATGCTTCAACTGTGGAAACTGAAAGTGCAGCCAAAGCTGCGCCAGCCACAAGCGCATAGGATATCTTGAACATTTAAAACTCCCTGTTTGAAATCAATGTATTGGGAACCATTCACATGCTGAAATCATACGTCCGTGAATAAAGGCCCAGTTCTATTAACGCACAGTTGGCCTAATGAAAAAAGGTCATCCAATCCACAATTACGTGAATGTCACTGATTATCTTGAAAAATTTTAAAGAGGAAAATACTCTATGTATTTTCAATCACTTATAGTACAGTATCCATTCAAGAAGCATGAACTGATTTCGTATAATGGCCGTATCAAACCGTCTAAGACAGGAAAGCTATCTCTTTTTATTCATTGCACTTTCCTGCGCATTTCTAATTGCAGCAAGCCAATCATCGCCTACACAAGGGGGCGGTGTTATTGGCGGATATATCTACTGGGTTCTGCGAATACTGATCGAAGCTTTTTTGTTTTTTGCCTTCCGCGAAGTTGTTGAACGCTACCTCCTACCAAATAAGTCAGCTATTACGACAGCTTCTATGGCCTGCGCCCTCAGCCTTATTCCTTTTGTCCTCGCCATCACCGCGTTCGATCTTATTCTGGGATATCCAGAACTTGGTATAGAAGACAGCGGAACAACAGAACATGGAAGACTTGCCGAATTTGGACTGGAGCTTGTTTATCTATCTGATAACCATTTCGCCCTCTGTCTTTTATTATCTGTCTTTCGTTTGTTCCAATTTAATGGTCCAAACGAGACAAAGAAACAGCTAGATGAAGAAGGTTTCCTGCAGACAATAGATCCCCAACTGCATGGTGATATCCTCTGGATTACAGCTCAAGAACATTATGTAAAAATTGTGACGACCAAGGAGAGCCGCACTGTTCTCCATCGTTTTTCCGACCTGATTAGAGACCTTTCTTCCTATCCCGGCATGCAGGTACACCGTTCACATTGGGTTACCTTTGACGCGATCACTGATTTGGAAAAGTCAGGCCAAACCATGAAGGTTATTTTGAGCACCGGTGACATCATACCGATCAGTCGAACCTATCGCTCCCAACTGGAAGAAAAAATAGCCGAAACCATGCCAGAGCTGCACAAGGAATAGAAAACACTTAGTCTTTGATAAAAAGGTGTTTTTCAAAAACATTCTTGTCTTGTAGTTAATGTTCAAAATCAGAAGCATCGTGACGTTCCCGAAGCTGTTCTGAGGGTTCCCCCCAAACACGATTCACTTTGCGTCCGCGTTGAACAGCCGGGCGTTGCCAAATCTTCTCAGCCCATCTGCACACATTCTCATAAGTGTGAACCTGAAGAAATTCGGCAGCACCATACTGTGCACCGCGCACGAGATTACCATACCATGCCCAGGCGGCTATATCAGCGATACTATATTTCTCACCAGCTAGATATGGCTTCTTCACAAGCTCTTTATCCAACATATCCAATTGTCGTTTCACTTCCATTGCATATCGATCAATAGGGTATTCAATTTTTACCGGTGCATAGTGATAGAAATGCCCGAAACCACCCCCCAAAAAAGGCGCGGCCCCATGTGACCAAAACAGCCAGTTCATAACCTCGGTGCGTTTTGCCGGGTTTTTCGGCAGGAAATGTCCGAATTTTTCAGATAGATATAACAAGATTGAACTTGTCTCAAAAACCCGCACCTTTTCTTCTACATCATAAAGAGCCGGGATCTTTGAGTTTGGGTTAAGTTCGACAAAGCCTGAAGAAAACTGCTCCCCTTCAGCAATATCAATCAGAAAAGCGTCATAATCGGCTTGCATGACACCAAGCTCAAGCAGCTCTTCCAACATGATGGTGACCTTTTGACCATTGGGCGTGCCGTAGGAATAAAGCTGTAAATTATGCTTGCCCACTGGCAATTCCTTTTCATGGGTCGCCCCGGCAATAGGTCTATTTACCTTGGCCCACTTTCCTCCATTTTCACTATCCCAATGCCATACAGCAGGGGGCGTATATTCTTTAGTCATTTAAAGCTCCTAATTTTCTTTATCAGCAAGCTGTTTCAAAAACTGTGCATAATTTTCCACACCTTGAGCACCCACCATGAGATGTTTACCCTTGAAGATAATAGAGGGGACACCGTCGATATCTTGCTGCTGCCAAAATAATTCACGGCGACGGACTTCTTCGGCAAAACGCTGGTCTTTTAAAACATTAAGCGCTTCTTCTTTCTCAAGTCCGATGTCTTGAGCAACCTCTGCCAGCACCGTGCTATCTGAAAGGTCCCTGCCATTTGTGAAATGCGCTGTAAATAACGCCTGTTTCAATTCGTGGGTCTTCTGATAAGCTTCAGCCCAATGAAGCAGTTGGTGCGTTTTGAACGTATTATGCATACGCATATTATCTGTAAATACAAATTGAAAACCAACCTCAACACCGATTGCTGTGATATTCTCCCGTGCCTTCTCAGATTGCTCCCTCATCGTACCATATTTTTCTGCAACATGCTCTCGCAGGCTTTGGCCTTCTGATCCCATCAGCGGGTTTAATTCAAACGGATGCCATTGGATCTCGAATTCTGTTCCTGTGTCATTTAAAGCCTGCAACAACTGGCGATATCCAATCACACACCACGGGCAAACCACATCGGAAACGATATCAATTTTCAAAGGCTGTGGAGATGTCATTTTATTTTCCAGTTTCATCAAGATGGAAACGCTTTAAGAGAAAAGTGAAGTGCGGACTAGGTCCGTCAGTACCGCAATGGTTTTCATGTCTGAGCTGCTCGTTTTATGAGTGTAAAGCGCGATTTCAAGACTGGGAAGCTGCGGTAAAAATGTCAGTTCCGTGGCCTCTCGCAACCCTTCACCTAACTGTTCACGTGTTCTGGCAGTAATACCAAACCCGGCCCGTGTCGCCGCAAAGATACCTTGTAAACTTGGACTGACGGAACTGATGTGCCAGGGCAGACCTGCCTGATTGAGGTAATCAAGGGTGAGGTCACGCACAATGCAAGGTTCATGAAATAGCACCAGTGGAAGGGAGGCTTCGGTTGGCAGATGGAAATCCTCCGCACAAATCCAGATCAGAGGGGCTTTAAAAACGATCTCGCCCCCATTATCTGCCTTTGGATCCTTGCCTGCGATTGCAATGTCCAGCTTTCCTTCCTTGAATGCCTTATGGATATTGCGATTCATA encodes:
- a CDS encoding dihydrolipoyl dehydrogenase, coding for MTTHNVEVAIIGAGTAGMGAYREVTKKTDSVVLIEGGEYGTTCARVGCMPSKLLIAAAEAAHFGQHTQPFGVSYDKPVIDGKAVMDRVKSERDRFVGFVKEDVEDWNEAHRIRAFAKFIDDNTLELSNGDTVNAERIVIATGSSTFVPPPFKAFGDRLIVNDDVFDWDDLPESVVVFGAGVIGLELGQSLSRLGVRVSLFGRDHLVGPLSDDVVKYKARETFMDEFDFHPHGEVTRMEKVGNGVEIDHMVDGETLTEKYDYALVATGRRPNVDKLGLEKTSLKLDERGVPHFVLATGQTSASHIFIAGDAVNNIPLLHEAADEGKIVGFNAARYPEIKAFVKSSPIAVMFSDPQIMMVGESYRQLEGRDADFAIGSVDFKGQGRSRVMLVNNGILRVYGERGTGRFLGAEMIGPKAEHIAHLLAWAHQSNLTVSEMLDRPFYHPVVEEGVRTALRDLNHELKLGPVSPVRCLDCGPGA
- a CDS encoding fumarylacetoacetate hydrolase family protein → MFFSINRLRNIIPTLFLLLTVYSVSAAYADTVSYVRYETAEGVRYGVLSGDVIEELSGGIFPVSQKTGKSLTRQNVRLLPPTDARKVFAVGMNFASHLASSSDLPPPLFLKLPSSLIGSGETITLPRDASNVHFEGELVLIIGKQAKNVSEADANDYIFGLTAGNDLSERSWQSRDLQWMRAKASDGFGPVGPVVVTGLDPNNLLLTTRLNGETVQQENTKNMIHKPAKVVSYLSRYFTLEPGDMIFMGTPGRTKALDVGDVVTVTIDGIGTLSNQIARE
- a CDS encoding LysR substrate-binding domain-containing protein, which encodes MIDKCNLYKININIINQSNGIVMEYLDLSQLRTFVAVAEQGSFAQAADVLEISAPTVSLQMKKLEENVRIPLFNSQGRGKTITDAGYRFLEQARKMLSMNDVLLSECEQLSTRGRIRIGTTQDFAETKLLGLLKSFKERNPNIQIDLNVDMNRNIHKAFKEGKLDIAIAGKDPKADNGGEIVFKAPLIWICAEDFHLPTEASLPLVLFHEPCIVRDLTLDYLNQAGLPWHISSVSPSLQGIFAATRAGFGITARTREQLGEGLREATELTFLPQLPSLEIALYTHKTSSSDMKTIAVLTDLVRTSLFS
- a CDS encoding DsbA family oxidoreductase — encoded protein: MKLENKMTSPQPLKIDIVSDVVCPWCVIGYRQLLQALNDTGTEFEIQWHPFELNPLMGSEGQSLREHVAEKYGTMREQSEKARENITAIGVEVGFQFVFTDNMRMHNTFKTHQLLHWAEAYQKTHELKQALFTAHFTNGRDLSDSTVLAEVAQDIGLEKEEALNVLKDQRFAEEVRRRELFWQQQDIDGVPSIIFKGKHLMVGAQGVENYAQFLKQLADKEN
- the yghU gene encoding glutathione-dependent disulfide-bond oxidoreductase; protein product: MTKEYTPPAVWHWDSENGGKWAKVNRPIAGATHEKELPVGKHNLQLYSYGTPNGQKVTIMLEELLELGVMQADYDAFLIDIAEGEQFSSGFVELNPNSKIPALYDVEEKVRVFETSSILLYLSEKFGHFLPKNPAKRTEVMNWLFWSHGAAPFLGGGFGHFYHYAPVKIEYPIDRYAMEVKRQLDMLDKELVKKPYLAGEKYSIADIAAWAWYGNLVRGAQYGAAEFLQVHTYENVCRWAEKIWQRPAVQRGRKVNRVWGEPSEQLRERHDASDFEH
- a CDS encoding glutaredoxin domain-containing protein; amino-acid sequence: MGVEIYTKDSCMFCQKAKALFDENGISYKEHDVSTIDKFKAMQELISGAKTVPQIIIDGHLIGGYDVLDAHKEAIFEKLKKKQI
- a CDS encoding LytTR family DNA-binding domain-containing protein, with product MAVSNRLRQESYLFLFIALSCAFLIAASQSSPTQGGGVIGGYIYWVLRILIEAFLFFAFREVVERYLLPNKSAITTASMACALSLIPFVLAITAFDLILGYPELGIEDSGTTEHGRLAEFGLELVYLSDNHFALCLLLSVFRLFQFNGPNETKKQLDEEGFLQTIDPQLHGDILWITAQEHYVKIVTTKESRTVLHRFSDLIRDLSSYPGMQVHRSHWVTFDAITDLEKSGQTMKVILSTGDIIPISRTYRSQLEEKIAETMPELHKE